The proteins below come from a single Streptomyces sp. SCSIO 75703 genomic window:
- a CDS encoding hemolysin family protein yields the protein MSALQLLFAALLVLANGFFVGAEFALVSVRRSQIEPLGTARARQVLHGLERLPQMMAAAQFGITVCSLTLGAVAEPTVARLLEPVFAGMRLPQGLVHPLGYAIALAAVVFCHLVIGEMVPKNLAMAAPGKAALWLGPGLVAFARLCRPVTAALDACARGVLRLFRVEPRDEVETVFTSEQLNRLVEDAGQAGLLDAEERERLGDALELGTHPVTDVLLPRESLVTVSPSATPGEIVALTARTGYSRFPVAEGRGAFTGYLHVKDVLDLEDSDRPVPRHLWRPMTTLRPELPVDDALTVMRRAATHLAQVADASGTVLGLVALEDLLELLVGEVRDPAHRQAPGITRVTVREPRGSGASEEVLAG from the coding sequence GTGAGCGCGCTGCAACTCCTCTTCGCCGCCCTGCTGGTCCTCGCCAACGGCTTCTTCGTCGGCGCCGAGTTCGCCCTCGTCTCGGTCCGCCGCAGCCAGATCGAACCCCTCGGCACCGCCCGCGCCCGCCAGGTGCTCCACGGGCTGGAACGGCTGCCGCAGATGATGGCCGCCGCCCAGTTCGGCATCACCGTCTGCTCGCTGACCCTCGGTGCCGTCGCCGAGCCCACCGTCGCCCGGCTGCTGGAGCCGGTCTTCGCGGGGATGCGGCTGCCGCAGGGCCTCGTCCACCCCCTCGGATACGCGATCGCCCTGGCCGCCGTGGTCTTCTGCCACCTGGTCATCGGCGAGATGGTGCCGAAGAACCTGGCGATGGCCGCCCCCGGCAAGGCCGCCCTCTGGCTCGGCCCCGGACTGGTCGCCTTCGCCCGCCTGTGCCGGCCCGTCACCGCCGCCCTCGACGCCTGCGCCCGGGGCGTGCTGCGGCTCTTCCGGGTCGAACCCCGCGACGAGGTGGAGACCGTCTTCACCAGCGAGCAGCTCAACCGGCTGGTGGAGGACGCCGGACAGGCCGGACTCCTCGACGCCGAGGAGCGGGAACGCCTGGGCGACGCCCTGGAACTGGGCACCCACCCGGTCACCGACGTGCTGCTGCCCCGCGAGTCGCTGGTCACGGTCAGCCCCTCGGCCACGCCGGGGGAGATCGTCGCGCTGACCGCCCGCACCGGCTACTCCCGTTTCCCGGTCGCCGAGGGCCGGGGCGCCTTCACGGGCTACCTGCACGTCAAGGACGTCCTCGACCTGGAGGACTCCGACCGGCCCGTCCCGCGGCACCTGTGGCGCCCGATGACGACGCTGCGGCCCGAACTGCCCGTCGACGACGCGCTCACCGTGATGCGCCGGGCCGCCACCCACCTGGCGCAGGTCGCCGACGCCTCCGGCACGGTGCTCGGGCTGGTCGCGCTGGAGGACCTGCTCGAACTGCTGGTCGGCGAGGTCCGCGACCCGGCCCACCGGCAGGCGCCCGGCATCACCCGCGTCACCGTGCGCGAACCGCGCGGCAGCGGCGCCTCGGAGGAGGTGCTCGCCGGCTGA
- a CDS encoding AAA family ATPase: protein MDFGTQGPQAPADLAWLRGVDAYTMGAYPQAEEEFRTAVRIDPGMADGWLGLHALRVDTTTALLRMFRHRNRFGEQRARHRRTLNSWYWLGWWVQPVLESPRDLLLAHASHWLDGRHVPELDRALAGLPPVDADPQVRFLHACRAYLVKDWEQLVRHTDPLLDDRFLGIEAGLFSGMARVRLEMFGQAEPLLAAALMRCRSEQPQRKELRYWLARAHEGTGRSAAALPLYRAVYRVDPAFMDTSARLAAIAEGDGFEDPADLGFVPGGPGADGYDGFDGLDPLFGEGRDLKLSDPEPPFTAPLPPPGPPVREKSDTPDPSPPTGPTDPALLEEALAELERMVGLEPVKRQVKALSAQLNMARLRAGQGLPVQPPKRHFVFSGPSGTGKTTVARILGRVFYALGLLGGDHLVEAQRADLVGEYLGQTAVKANELIDSALGGVLFVDEAYALSNSGYGKGDAYGDEALQVLLKRAEDNRDHLVVILAGYPEGMDRLLTANPGLSSRFTTRVDFPSYRPVELTAIGEVLAAENGDAWDEEALEELRSISGHVVDQGWIDELGNGRFLRTLYEKSCAYRDLRLSVCPGTLTRDDLATLRLPDLMQAYGEVLSGRGPQESPGP, encoded by the coding sequence ATGGACTTCGGCACGCAGGGGCCCCAGGCCCCCGCCGACCTCGCCTGGCTGCGCGGGGTGGACGCCTACACCATGGGCGCCTACCCGCAGGCCGAGGAGGAGTTCCGCACCGCGGTGCGCATCGACCCCGGCATGGCCGACGGCTGGCTGGGCCTGCACGCGCTGCGCGTCGACACCACCACCGCGCTGCTGCGGATGTTCCGGCACCGGAACCGCTTCGGCGAGCAGCGCGCCCGGCACCGACGCACCCTCAATTCCTGGTACTGGCTGGGCTGGTGGGTGCAGCCGGTACTGGAGAGCCCGCGGGACCTGCTGCTCGCGCACGCCTCCCACTGGCTGGACGGCCGCCACGTCCCCGAGCTGGACCGGGCGCTGGCCGGGCTGCCGCCCGTGGACGCCGACCCCCAGGTCCGCTTCCTGCACGCCTGCCGCGCCTACCTGGTCAAGGACTGGGAACAGCTCGTCCGGCACACCGACCCGCTCCTCGACGACCGGTTCCTCGGCATCGAGGCGGGCCTGTTCAGCGGCATGGCACGGGTGCGGCTGGAGATGTTCGGGCAGGCCGAGCCGCTGCTGGCGGCGGCGCTGATGCGGTGCCGCAGCGAGCAGCCGCAGCGCAAGGAGCTGCGGTACTGGCTGGCGCGGGCGCACGAGGGCACCGGCCGCAGCGCCGCCGCCCTGCCGCTGTACCGGGCGGTGTACCGGGTCGACCCGGCCTTCATGGACACCTCGGCACGGCTCGCCGCCATCGCCGAGGGCGACGGTTTCGAGGACCCGGCCGACCTCGGGTTCGTGCCCGGCGGGCCGGGGGCGGACGGGTACGACGGTTTCGACGGGCTCGACCCGCTGTTCGGCGAGGGCCGCGACCTGAAGCTGTCGGACCCGGAGCCGCCCTTCACCGCCCCGCTGCCCCCGCCCGGTCCGCCGGTGCGGGAGAAGAGTGACACCCCCGACCCCTCGCCGCCCACCGGACCGACCGATCCGGCCCTCCTCGAGGAAGCCCTCGCCGAGCTGGAGCGCATGGTCGGGCTGGAGCCGGTGAAACGGCAGGTCAAGGCGCTCTCGGCTCAGTTGAACATGGCGCGGCTGCGGGCCGGTCAGGGGCTGCCGGTCCAGCCGCCCAAGCGGCACTTCGTCTTCTCCGGCCCCTCCGGCACCGGCAAGACCACGGTCGCCCGCATCCTGGGCCGCGTCTTCTACGCCCTCGGTCTGCTCGGCGGCGACCACCTGGTGGAGGCGCAGCGGGCCGATCTGGTCGGCGAGTACCTGGGGCAGACCGCGGTCAAGGCCAACGAGCTGATCGACTCGGCGCTCGGCGGCGTCCTCTTCGTCGACGAGGCGTACGCGCTCTCCAACTCCGGCTACGGCAAGGGCGACGCGTACGGCGACGAGGCGTTGCAGGTGCTGCTGAAGCGGGCGGAGGACAACCGGGACCACCTGGTGGTCATCCTGGCCGGCTATCCGGAGGGCATGGACCGCCTGCTGACCGCCAACCCGGGGCTCTCCTCGCGGTTCACCACCCGGGTGGACTTCCCGTCGTACCGGCCGGTGGAGCTGACCGCGATCGGCGAGGTGCTCGCCGCCGAGAACGGCGACGCCTGGGACGAGGAGGCGCTGGAGGAGCTGCGCTCGATCTCCGGGCACGTGGTCGACCAGGGGTGGATCGACGAGCTGGGCAACGGGCGGTTCCTGCGCACGTTGTACGAGAAGAGCTGCGCCTACCGGGACCTGCGGCTGTCGGTCTGCCCCGGCACGCTGACCCGGGACGACCTGGCGACGCTGCGGCTGCCGGACCTGATGCAGGCGTACGGGGAGGTCCTGTCGGGGCGGGGGCCGCAGGAGTCGCCGGGTCCGTGA
- a CDS encoding peptidase C39 family protein, with translation MSRARQPSRRTVLAVAVAAAATGAALPAAAEAAPGAGGGRGRAPARPVDHRSWTTVGDWRGGTARGTSTVAGPRPGVRIGTPAGTTTYTDPHTGTSARWEYATWTSPVHRLAVPATELIASWNAHTPDGTWLQVEAQGTYTDGTRTPWYVMGRWASGDADIRRTSVDGQGDGRSTVWTDTLAVDDAFGGERLVAHRLRITLHRRPGTNATPTVRRLGVMGSDVPDRFTVPASTPGAAGELPVPRYSQEIHQGQYPEYDNGGEAWCSPTSSQMIVEYWGGRLTAGQLAWVDPSYADPQVCHAARHTYDHQYEGCGNWPFNAAYAATFDGIQSVVTRLGSLTDLERLIAAGIPAITSQSFRAEELTGAGYGTAGHLMTVIGFTEDGDVIANDPASPSNEAVRRVYRRREFENIWLRTKRYNADGKVVSGTGGVCYLYFPARPTPRQREALDAVGVR, from the coding sequence ATGAGCAGAGCCCGACAGCCCTCCCGCCGCACCGTCCTGGCCGTCGCCGTGGCCGCCGCCGCGACCGGCGCCGCCCTCCCGGCCGCCGCCGAGGCCGCGCCGGGCGCGGGCGGAGGCCGCGGCCGCGCCCCGGCCCGCCCCGTCGACCACCGTTCCTGGACCACGGTCGGGGACTGGCGCGGCGGGACCGCCCGCGGCACGAGCACGGTCGCCGGCCCCCGGCCCGGCGTACGGATCGGCACCCCCGCCGGCACCACCACGTACACCGACCCGCACACCGGCACGTCGGCGCGCTGGGAGTACGCGACCTGGACCTCGCCCGTCCACCGCCTCGCCGTGCCCGCGACCGAGCTGATCGCCTCCTGGAACGCGCACACCCCGGACGGCACCTGGCTCCAGGTCGAGGCGCAGGGCACGTACACCGACGGCACCCGCACCCCCTGGTACGTGATGGGCCGCTGGGCCTCCGGCGACGCCGACATCCGGCGCACCTCGGTCGACGGGCAGGGCGACGGCCGCAGCACCGTGTGGACCGACACGCTCGCCGTCGACGACGCCTTTGGCGGTGAGCGCCTGGTCGCGCACCGGCTCCGGATCACCCTGCACCGCAGGCCCGGCACGAACGCCACCCCCACCGTCCGGCGGCTGGGCGTGATGGGCTCCGACGTCCCCGACCGCTTCACCGTGCCGGCCTCCACGCCCGGCGCGGCCGGCGAACTGCCCGTGCCGCGCTACTCGCAGGAGATCCACCAGGGCCAGTACCCGGAGTACGACAACGGCGGCGAGGCGTGGTGCAGCCCGACCTCCTCGCAGATGATCGTCGAGTACTGGGGCGGCCGGCTCACCGCCGGGCAACTGGCCTGGGTGGACCCCTCCTACGCCGACCCGCAGGTCTGCCACGCGGCCCGGCACACCTACGACCACCAGTACGAGGGGTGCGGCAACTGGCCCTTCAACGCGGCGTACGCGGCCACCTTCGACGGCATCCAGTCCGTCGTCACCCGCCTCGGCTCCCTCACCGACCTGGAGCGGCTGATCGCGGCCGGCATCCCGGCCATCACCTCCCAGTCCTTCCGGGCCGAGGAACTGACCGGGGCGGGGTACGGCACCGCCGGCCACCTGATGACCGTGATCGGCTTCACCGAGGACGGCGACGTGATCGCCAACGACCCCGCCTCGCCGTCCAACGAGGCGGTGCGCCGCGTCTACCGCAGGCGGGAGTTCGAGAACATCTGGCTGCGGACCAAGCGGTACAACGCCGACGGCAAGGTGGTGTCCGGCACGGGCGGCGTCTGCTACCTCTACTTCCCGGCGCGCCCCACCCCCCGCCAGCGCGAGGCGCTCGACGCGGTGGGCGTGCGCTGA
- a CDS encoding SCO1431 family membrane protein produces MTAHTAGAARLRTGGPRDDDGPGIVEHVLGWTLVVVTAMLVVQLGLL; encoded by the coding sequence ATGACCGCACACACCGCCGGCGCCGCCCGCCTCCGTACCGGAGGCCCCCGGGACGACGACGGTCCCGGGATCGTCGAGCACGTCCTGGGATGGACGCTCGTCGTGGTGACCGCGATGCTCGTGGTCCAGTTGGGCCTGCTGTGA
- a CDS encoding TetR/AcrR family transcriptional regulator, with product MNISQQGAGARPRARGTERSLARRAELIAIGRRLFAHTSYDALSMDDIARQAHVAKGLIYYYFQSKRGYYLAIVRDSVADLVTNAASGTELPQRDRVDRTIDGYLRYAEQNQAAYRTIVSGGVGFDTEVHAIRDGVREAIVATIAEGAYGRTDIGPLARMGLLAWVCSVEGATLHWIGRPELSRDTMRDLLVRTLGGALRAVEEMDPACPAPAPARRDA from the coding sequence TTGAATATCAGTCAACAGGGGGCCGGCGCCCGTCCCCGGGCGCGCGGCACCGAGCGCTCACTGGCCCGCCGTGCCGAACTCATCGCCATCGGGCGGAGGCTGTTCGCCCACACGTCCTACGACGCGCTCTCGATGGACGACATCGCCCGCCAGGCCCATGTCGCCAAAGGGCTGATCTACTACTACTTCCAGTCCAAGCGGGGCTACTACCTGGCGATCGTCCGGGACTCCGTCGCGGACCTGGTCACCAACGCGGCGAGCGGCACCGAACTGCCGCAGCGCGACCGCGTGGACCGCACGATCGACGGCTACCTGCGCTACGCGGAGCAGAACCAGGCCGCCTACCGCACGATCGTCAGCGGGGGCGTCGGCTTCGACACCGAGGTGCACGCGATCCGCGACGGGGTGCGCGAGGCGATCGTCGCCACCATCGCCGAGGGCGCCTACGGGCGGACCGACATCGGCCCGCTGGCCCGCATGGGACTGCTCGCCTGGGTGTGCAGCGTCGAGGGCGCCACCCTGCACTGGATCGGCCGCCCCGAACTCTCCCGCGACACCATGCGCGACCTGCTGGTGAGGACCCTCGGCGGCGCCCTGCGGGCCGTCGAGGAGATGGACCCGGCCTGCCCCGCCCCCGCCCCGGCCCGCCGGGACGCGTGA
- a CDS encoding glycoside hydrolase family 18 protein — protein MHVPYLSRALHRLRRRPGGGRSARTLLSALCTAALGAGLLAGAGTATAAPPAGPDREAAGSKVVGYFTEWGVYDRGYHVKDIETSGSAGKLTHINYAFGNVTGGKCAMGDSYAATERAYTAQESVDGTADTWDQPLRGNFNQLRRLKEKHPGLKVLWSFGGWTWSGGFAEAAKDPAGFARSCYDLVENSAWADVFDGIDIDWEYPNACGLTCDTSGREAFTSVMSAMRATFGSDNLVTAAIPADAGAGGKIDAADYAGAAQYVDWYNPMTYDFFGAWDAAGPTAPHSPLTSYEGIPQADFHTTATVDKLKGLGIPADKLLLGLGFYGRGWTGVTQAEPGGSATGPAKGTYEDGIEDYKILKERCPATGTVAGTAYAKCGDEWWSYDTPETIASKMTYKEEEGLGGTFLWELSGDTADGELMRALR, from the coding sequence ATGCACGTCCCGTACCTGTCCCGCGCCCTTCACCGCCTCCGGCGCCGTCCGGGCGGGGGGCGCTCCGCGCGGACGCTCCTGTCCGCCCTGTGCACCGCCGCACTCGGCGCCGGCCTGCTCGCCGGCGCCGGTACCGCAACGGCCGCCCCACCGGCCGGGCCCGACCGGGAGGCGGCCGGCTCCAAGGTGGTCGGCTACTTCACCGAATGGGGCGTCTACGACCGCGGCTACCACGTCAAGGACATCGAGACCTCCGGGTCGGCCGGGAAGCTGACCCACATCAACTACGCCTTCGGCAACGTCACCGGCGGCAAGTGCGCCATGGGCGACTCGTACGCGGCCACCGAGCGCGCCTACACCGCGCAGGAGTCCGTGGACGGCACCGCCGACACCTGGGACCAGCCGCTGCGCGGCAACTTCAACCAGCTCCGCCGGCTCAAGGAGAAGCATCCCGGCCTGAAGGTGCTGTGGTCCTTCGGCGGCTGGACCTGGTCCGGCGGCTTCGCCGAGGCCGCGAAGGACCCGGCCGGCTTCGCCCGGTCCTGCTACGACCTCGTCGAGAACTCCGCCTGGGCGGACGTCTTCGACGGCATCGACATCGACTGGGAGTACCCGAACGCCTGTGGGCTGACCTGCGACACCAGCGGGCGCGAGGCGTTCACGAGCGTGATGTCGGCGATGCGGGCCACGTTCGGCTCCGACAACCTGGTGACGGCGGCGATCCCGGCCGACGCCGGCGCCGGCGGCAAGATCGACGCGGCCGACTACGCGGGCGCCGCCCAGTACGTCGACTGGTACAACCCGATGACGTACGACTTCTTCGGCGCCTGGGACGCGGCCGGGCCGACCGCCCCGCACTCGCCGCTGACCTCCTACGAGGGCATCCCGCAGGCCGACTTCCACACCACCGCCACGGTCGACAAGCTCAAGGGCCTCGGCATCCCGGCCGACAAGCTGCTGCTCGGCCTCGGCTTCTACGGGCGCGGCTGGACCGGTGTGACGCAGGCGGAGCCCGGTGGCTCCGCGACCGGGCCGGCCAAGGGCACCTACGAGGACGGCATCGAGGACTACAAGATCCTCAAGGAGCGCTGCCCCGCGACCGGCACCGTGGCCGGCACCGCCTACGCCAAGTGCGGTGACGAATGGTGGAGTTACGACACCCCGGAGACCATCGCGTCGAAGATGACCTACAAGGAGGAAGAGGGCCTCGGCGGCACCTTCCTGTGGGAGCTGAGCGGGGACACCGCGGACGGTGAACTGATGCGCGCCCTCCGCTGA
- a CDS encoding acyl-CoA dehydrogenase family protein produces the protein MTDRAPQPVDRQLPTEEARELIALVRDIARREIAPRAAEEEEAGRFPREVFSLLSESGLLGLPYAAEHGGGDQPYEVYLQVLEELAAARLTVGLGVSVHTLASYALAAHGTKEQRAEHLPAMLGGGLLGAYCLSEPASGSDAASLRTRAVRDGDDWVLTGTKAWITHGGIADFYTVMARTGVEGPRGITAFLVPGDAEGLSAAAPEKKMGMKGSPTAQVHLDGVRVPDARRLGDEGQGFAIALSALESGRLGIAACAIGVAQAALDEAVGYAAGRRQFGKPVSDFQGLRFMLADMATQIEAGRALYLAAARLRDAGLPFAKQAAMAKLHCTDTAMRVTVDAVQILGGYGYTADFPAERYLREAKVLQIVEGTNQIQRMVIARHVAGPEGR, from the coding sequence ATGACCGACCGCGCCCCGCAGCCGGTGGACCGGCAACTGCCCACGGAGGAGGCCCGGGAGCTGATCGCCCTCGTCCGCGACATCGCGCGCCGGGAGATCGCCCCGCGTGCCGCCGAGGAGGAGGAAGCCGGCCGCTTCCCGCGCGAGGTCTTCTCCCTGCTCTCCGAATCCGGCCTGCTCGGCCTGCCCTACGCCGCCGAGCACGGCGGCGGCGACCAGCCCTACGAGGTCTACCTCCAGGTCCTCGAAGAGCTGGCCGCGGCCCGGCTCACCGTCGGCCTCGGCGTCAGCGTCCACACCCTCGCCTCCTACGCCCTCGCCGCCCACGGCACCAAGGAGCAACGGGCCGAGCACCTGCCCGCCATGCTCGGCGGCGGCCTGCTCGGCGCCTACTGCCTCTCCGAGCCGGCCTCCGGCTCCGACGCCGCCTCGCTGCGCACCAGGGCGGTGCGCGACGGCGACGACTGGGTGCTCACCGGCACCAAGGCGTGGATCACCCACGGCGGCATCGCCGACTTCTACACGGTGATGGCACGCACGGGGGTGGAGGGCCCGCGGGGGATCACCGCCTTCCTGGTGCCCGGCGACGCCGAGGGGCTGAGCGCCGCCGCGCCCGAGAAGAAGATGGGGATGAAGGGCTCGCCCACCGCGCAGGTCCACCTCGACGGCGTGCGGGTCCCGGACGCCCGGCGGCTCGGCGACGAGGGCCAGGGCTTCGCCATCGCCCTCTCGGCACTGGAGTCCGGGCGGCTCGGCATCGCCGCCTGCGCGATCGGCGTGGCCCAGGCCGCGCTGGACGAGGCGGTCGGCTACGCGGCCGGACGGCGCCAGTTCGGCAAGCCCGTCTCCGACTTCCAGGGGCTGCGCTTCATGCTGGCCGACATGGCCACCCAGATCGAGGCGGGCCGCGCCCTCTACCTGGCCGCGGCGCGGCTCAGGGACGCGGGGCTGCCCTTCGCCAAGCAGGCCGCGATGGCCAAGCTGCACTGCACCGACACCGCGATGCGGGTCACCGTCGACGCCGTGCAGATCCTCGGCGGCTACGGCTACACCGCCGACTTCCCCGCCGAGCGCTACCTGCGCGAGGCCAAGGTCCTGCAGATCGTCGAGGGCACCAACCAGATCCAGCGGATGGTCATCGCCCGTCACGTCGCGGGACCCGAGGGACGCTGA
- a CDS encoding Lrp/AsnC family transcriptional regulator gives MEELDRQIVQLLVKDGRMSYTDLGKATGLSTSAVHQRVRRLEQRGVIRGYAAVVDPGAVGLPMTAFISVKPFDPSAPDDIADRLAGVPEIEACHSVAGDENYILKVRVATPHELEELLARVRSLAGVSTRTTVVLSTPYEARPPRI, from the coding sequence ATGGAGGAGCTGGACCGACAGATCGTGCAGCTGCTCGTCAAGGACGGGCGGATGAGCTACACCGACCTGGGCAAGGCCACGGGCCTGTCCACCTCGGCCGTGCACCAGCGGGTGCGGCGGCTGGAGCAGCGCGGTGTCATCCGCGGATACGCCGCGGTCGTCGACCCCGGGGCCGTCGGCCTGCCGATGACCGCCTTCATCTCCGTGAAACCCTTCGACCCCAGCGCGCCCGACGACATCGCCGACCGGCTGGCCGGCGTCCCGGAGATCGAGGCGTGCCACAGCGTGGCCGGCGACGAGAACTACATCCTGAAGGTCCGCGTCGCCACCCCCCACGAACTGGAGGAACTCCTCGCCCGGGTGCGTTCCCTGGCCGGGGTCTCCACCCGCACCACGGTCGTGCTCTCCACGCCCTACGAGGCCCGCCCGCCCCGTATCTGA
- a CDS encoding amidohydrolase — protein sequence MSESTAPSTTVLLRRGEVHSPADPFATAMVVERGRIAWVGSEGAADAYADGVDEVVDLDGALVTPAFTDAHVHTTSTGLALTGLDLSAAASREEALTLVREFAAARPGDRVLLGHGWDASRWPGGLPPTRAELDAATGGRPLYLSRIDVHSAVVTTALLDLVPAGVSRADAPLTAADHHAVRAAALGAVTPAQRAEAQRAALAHAASLGIGTVHECAGPDISSEDDLTGLLRLAAEGDGPRVVGYWAERDVAKARELGAHGAAGDLFVDGALGSHTARLHAPYADAGHTGTAYLDADAVAAHVAECTEAGLQAGFHAIGDAAVTTVVEGVRAAAERVGLARVRAARHRVEHAEMLTGETVAAFAELGLTASVQPAFDALWGGDDGMYAQRLGAERARTLNPFAALLRAGVPLALGSDSPVTPLDPWGTVRAAAFHRTPEHRVSVRAAFTAHTRGGWRAVGRDDAGVLVPGAPADYAVWRTGELVVQAPDDRVARWSTDPRSGTPGLPDLTPGGQLPVCLRTVVGGRTVHVRPAE from the coding sequence ATGAGTGAGTCCACCGCCCCGTCCACCACCGTGCTGCTCCGCCGCGGCGAGGTGCACAGTCCCGCCGACCCCTTCGCCACCGCGATGGTCGTCGAACGCGGCCGGATCGCCTGGGTCGGCTCCGAGGGCGCCGCCGACGCCTACGCGGACGGCGTGGACGAGGTGGTCGACCTGGACGGCGCGCTCGTCACCCCGGCGTTCACCGACGCACACGTGCACACCACCTCGACCGGCCTCGCGCTCACCGGCCTCGACCTCTCCGCCGCCGCCTCCCGCGAGGAAGCGCTCACCCTCGTACGGGAGTTCGCCGCCGCCCGGCCCGGCGACCGGGTCCTGCTCGGCCACGGCTGGGACGCCTCCCGCTGGCCCGGCGGACTCCCGCCCACCCGCGCCGAACTCGACGCGGCCACCGGCGGCCGGCCCCTCTACCTCAGCCGCATCGACGTCCACTCGGCGGTCGTCACCACCGCGCTCCTCGACCTCGTCCCGGCCGGGGTGAGCCGCGCCGACGCCCCGCTGACCGCCGCCGACCACCACGCCGTTCGGGCTGCCGCCCTCGGCGCCGTCACCCCCGCCCAGCGCGCCGAGGCCCAGCGCGCCGCCCTCGCCCACGCCGCCTCCCTCGGCATCGGCACCGTTCACGAATGCGCAGGGCCCGACATCTCCTCCGAGGACGACCTCACCGGCCTGCTGCGGCTCGCCGCCGAGGGCGACGGCCCCCGCGTGGTCGGCTACTGGGCCGAACGGGACGTCGCCAAGGCCCGGGAGCTGGGCGCCCACGGCGCCGCCGGGGACCTCTTCGTCGACGGCGCGCTCGGCTCGCACACCGCCCGCCTGCACGCGCCCTACGCCGACGCCGGCCACACCGGCACCGCCTACCTGGACGCCGACGCGGTCGCGGCCCACGTGGCCGAGTGCACCGAGGCGGGCCTCCAGGCGGGCTTCCACGCCATCGGCGACGCCGCCGTCACCACCGTCGTCGAGGGCGTGCGCGCCGCCGCCGAGCGGGTCGGCCTCGCCCGGGTGCGCGCCGCCCGCCACCGCGTCGAACACGCCGAGATGCTCACCGGCGAGACCGTCGCCGCCTTCGCCGAACTCGGCCTCACCGCCTCCGTCCAGCCCGCCTTCGACGCCCTGTGGGGCGGGGACGACGGCATGTACGCCCAGCGCCTCGGTGCCGAACGGGCCCGCACCCTCAACCCGTTCGCCGCCCTGCTGCGGGCCGGCGTGCCGCTCGCCCTCGGCTCGGACAGCCCGGTCACGCCCCTCGACCCCTGGGGCACCGTCCGGGCCGCCGCCTTCCACCGCACGCCGGAGCACCGGGTCTCCGTGCGGGCCGCGTTCACCGCCCACACCCGCGGCGGCTGGCGCGCGGTCGGCCGCGACGACGCCGGCGTCCTGGTCCCGGGAGCCCCCGCCGACTACGCGGTGTGGCGCACCGGCGAGCTGGTGGTGCAGGCGCCCGACGACCGGGTCGCCCGCTGGTCCACCGACCCGCGCTCCGGCACGCCCGGCCTCCCCGACCTCACCCCGGGGGGCCAACTGCCCGTCTGTCTGCGCACCGTGGTGGGCGGCCGGACGGTCCACGTACGCCCGGCGGAGTGA
- the fxsA gene encoding FxsA family membrane protein, with protein sequence MTTGAQTPRPPARPRRSRLRTFLPLGIAAWLVLEIWLLTVVAGASSGLVVFLLLVAGLFLGSVVIKRAGRRAFASLTRTLQQQQAGTAPGARPDSEGNGLMMLGGLLLILPGLISDALGLLLLLPPVQKAVSRRAQHSVERRLREAGPGTFGDAFRQARMHRPDGKVVQGEVVRDEPDDTSRGPRPPLDR encoded by the coding sequence ATGACGACTGGCGCTCAGACCCCCAGGCCCCCCGCCCGGCCCCGGCGCTCCCGGCTGCGCACCTTCCTGCCGTTGGGCATCGCCGCGTGGCTCGTGCTGGAGATCTGGCTGCTGACCGTGGTCGCCGGCGCCTCCAGCGGGCTGGTGGTCTTCCTGCTGCTGGTCGCCGGGCTGTTCCTCGGCTCCGTGGTCATCAAGCGGGCCGGCCGCCGGGCCTTCGCCAGTCTGACGCGGACGCTGCAACAGCAGCAGGCCGGGACGGCGCCCGGGGCCCGCCCCGACAGCGAGGGCAACGGGCTCATGATGCTGGGCGGGCTGCTGCTGATCCTGCCCGGACTGATCTCGGACGCGCTGGGCCTGCTGCTCCTGCTGCCCCCGGTCCAGAAGGCGGTGAGCCGCCGCGCCCAGCACAGCGTCGAGCGCAGGCTCCGCGAGGCCGGGCCCGGCACCTTCGGCGACGCCTTCCGCCAGGCCCGTATGCACCGCCCCGACGGCAAGGTCGTCCAGGGCGAGGTCGTCCGGGACGAGCCGGACGACACGTCCCGGGGGCCCCGCCCGCCCCTCGACCGCTGA
- a CDS encoding RNA polymerase-binding protein RbpA, which translates to MSERALRGTRLVVTSYETDRGIDLAPRQAVEYACEKGHRFEMPFSVEAEIPPEWECKVCGAQALLVDGDGPEEKKAKPARTHWDMLMERRTREELEEVLEERLAVLRSGAMNIAVHPRDSRKSA; encoded by the coding sequence ATGAGTGAGCGAGCTCTGCGCGGCACGCGTCTCGTGGTGACCAGCTACGAGACGGACCGCGGCATCGACCTGGCCCCGCGCCAGGCCGTGGAGTACGCATGCGAGAAGGGGCACCGCTTCGAGATGCCCTTCTCGGTCGAGGCGGAGATCCCGCCGGAGTGGGAGTGCAAGGTCTGCGGGGCCCAGGCACTCCTGGTGGACGGCGACGGCCCTGAGGAGAAGAAGGCCAAGCCCGCGCGTACGCACTGGGACATGCTGATGGAGCGGCGTACCCGCGAGGAACTGGAAGAGGTCCTCGAGGAGCGGCTGGCCGTTCTGCGTTCCGGCGCGATGAACATCGCGGTTCATCCCCGGGACAGCCGCAAGTCCGCCTGA